In one Leishmania braziliensis MHOM/BR/75/M2904 complete genome, chromosome 32 genomic region, the following are encoded:
- a CDS encoding 40S ribosomal protein S2 — MADVLPAENPVAEAPRAERGFGRGRGGRGGRGGRGRGRGGPGEEKEWVPCTKLGRLVKARKVTSLEEIFLFSMPIKEHQIVDTLIVEGQLRDEMMKIYPVQKATSAGQRTRFKAFNVVGDGNGHIGIGARVGKEVSLAIRASMIAAKLNIVPVRRGYWGNKIGEPHTIPMKVTGKCGSVAVRLVPAPRGTGIVAAPVPKKILEFAGVEDVYTSSRGKTRTHGNLIMATFYALRKTYGFLTPDLWADTEPSRDPTDEHAELLAEMTAA, encoded by the coding sequence ATGGCTGACGTTCTACCTGCTGAGAACCCCGTCGCCGAGGCCCCCCGTGCTGAGCGCGGTTTCGGCCGTGGTCGTGGCGGTCGCGGTGGTCGCGGTGGCCGTGGCCGTGGCCGCGGTGGTCCAGGTGAGGAGAAGGAGTGGGTCCCGTGCACCAAGCTGGGTCGCCTCGTGAAGGCGCGGAAGGTAACCTCTCTGGAAGAGatctttctcttctcgaTGCCCATCAAGGAGCACCAGATCGTTGACACCCTTATCGTTGAGGGCCAGCTGCGCGACGAGATGATGAAGATCTACCCTGTGCAGAAGGCTACATCGGCCGGGCAGCGCACCCGCTTCAAGGCCTTCAACGTCGTcggcgacggcaacggcCACATCGGCATCGGTGCCCGCGTCGGCAAGGAGGTTTCGCTGGCGATTCGCGCCTCGATGATTGCAGCCAAGCTCAACATCGTGCCGGTGCGCCGCGGCTACTGGGGTAACAAGATCGGTGAGCCACACACAATTCCGATGAAGGTGACCGGCAAGTGCGGCTCCGTCGCAGTCCGTCTCGTGCCCGCGCCCCGCGGTACCGGCATCGTCGCTGCCCCTGTGCCCAAGAAGATCCTTGAGTTCGCCGGCGTTGAGGACGTGTACACAAGCTCCCGTGGCAAGACCCGCACCCACGGCAACCTGATCATGGCCACTTTCTACGCCCTGCGCAAGACCTACGGCTTCCTCACGCCTGATCTCTGGGCGGACACGGAGCCCAGCCGCGATCCGACGGATGAGCACGCTGAGCTGCTTGCCGAGATGACCGCTGCGTGA
- a CDS encoding putative prostaglandin f synthase, with protein sequence MTGKCAYVTLSNGVQVPQLGIGTWEAKDGSEVVQNIKWAVSAGYRHIDTAHFYRNEKGVGQGISECGVPRSDIFVTTKLWNYDHGYDNALAAFEQSRQALGVEYVDLYLIHWPGPNRSYISTWRAFEKLYEMKKVRAIGVSNFEPHHLDDLLANCKVPPMVNQVEMHPHFQQKALRAYCAEKNIALTAWRPLGKGALLTEPKLAELAEKHKKSAAQVIIRWFVQLGVIVIPKSSHEEHIRQNFDVFDFELSQEDMQALESMDKNSRIGFNPESFFPTERN encoded by the coding sequence ATGACTGGTAAGTGTGCCTACGTGACCCTGAGTAATGGGGTGCAAGTGCCCCAGCTCGGCATCGGGACATGGGAGGCGAAGGATGGCAGTGAAGTCGTTCAGAACATCAAGTGGGCTGTCAGCGCTGGCTACCGTCACATCGACACCGCGCACTTCTACAGGAACGAGAAGGGCGTTGGCCAGGGAATTAGTGAGTGCGGCGTGCCGCGTTCTGATATATTTGTCACGACGAAGCTGTGGAACTACGACCATGGCTACGACAACGCCCTCGCCGCCTTCGAGCAGAGTCGCCAGGCTCTTGGGGTGGAGTACGTGGATTTGTACCTCATCCACTGGCCGGGGCCAAATCGCTCGTACATCTCGACGTGGCGTGCCTTCGAGAAGCTGTACGAGATGAAGAAGGTGCGCGCGATTGGCGTGTCCAACTTTGAGCCGCACCACCTTGATGACCTGCTGGCAAACTGCAAGGTACCACCGATGGTGAACCAGGTAGAGATGCACCCTCACTTTCAGCAGAAGGCGCTCCGCGCGTATTGCGCTGAGAAGAACATCGCCTTGACAGCATGGCGCCCGTTGGGCAAGGGTGCCCTACTGACCGAGCCTAAGCTTGCAGAACTGGCGGAAAAGCACAAGAAGTCTGCAGCGCAGGTTATCATTCGCTGGTTCGTCCAACTCGGCGTGATCGTCATCCCCAAGTCCAGCCACGAGGAGCACATCAGGCAAAACTTTGACGTCTTCGACTTTGAGCTTTCCCAGGAAGACATGCAGGCACTCGAGTCAATGGACAAGAATTCACGTATCGGCTTTAACCCTGAGTCCTTCTTCCCAACTGAACGCAActag